The proteins below are encoded in one region of Helianthus annuus cultivar XRQ/B chromosome 2, HanXRQr2.0-SUNRISE, whole genome shotgun sequence:
- the LOC110900730 gene encoding uncharacterized mitochondrial protein AtMg00810-like, translating to MDSCKPVATPVDTQSKLSADSGPLHDDPSTYQSLAGALRYLTFTRPGISYAVQQICMHMHAPRLDHWNALKRILRYLQGTTEFGLHLGSVPHLRLVAYTNADWAGCPDTRRYTSGYCVYLGDNLISWSSKRQSTISRSRAEAEYRGVANVVADICWLRNILLELHHPLPRATLVYCDRQCCLSIQKPCATLAH from the coding sequence ATGGACTCATGCAAACCGGTTGCTACACCGGTTGATACTCAGTCTAAATTATCTGCTGACTCCGGACCGCTTCATGATGATCCGTCTACCTATCAAAGCCTTGCCGGAGCTTTGCGATATCTCACTTTTACTCGACCCGGCATCTCCTATGCTGTTCAGCAGATATGCATGCACATGCACGCTCCACGTCTCGATCATTGGAATGCCTTGAAACGCATCTTGCGCTATCTTCAAGGTACTACAGAGTTTGGTCTTCATCTGGGTTCGGTTCCACACTTACGTCTAGTTGCCTATACTAATGCAGACTGGGCAGGATGCCCTGACACTCGTCGATATACGTCAGGCTACTGTGTTTACTTGGGTGATAATCTGATTTCTTGGTCTTCCAAACGACAGTCCACTATTTCTCGCTCCAGAGCTGAAGCCGAATACAGAGGTGTCGCGAATGTGGTTGCGGATATTTGTTGGTTACGTAATATTCTTCTCGAGCTTCATCATCCTCTCCCTCGTGCTACCTTGGTCTACTGCGATCGTCAGTGCTGTCTATCTATCCAGAAACCCTGTGCAACATTAGCGCACTAA
- the LOC110900722 gene encoding receptor-like protein EIX1, translating into MGKEEKKVISEKGRRPEKGGSRSAIRVLEEGGSIILVFVWFKTTTATSLSHQASNYKCIDKERHALLHFKSYIHYDPYDPEEFLSTWTREEEEATGNCCEWYGVTCNNETGHVTALDLADGYLEGKISPSLLNLSYLNYLDLRGNYFSDTIPMFIGSMTQLRYLDLGWNAFTGTIPRELGNLTHLQVLSLKDLRECTIENLDWLFHLSQLEDLDMSSISLGKVDNWVNVILSLKKLSTLSLNGCRLSHVIHPYSYPSVSSPSSIVRLYLGNNSLNSSMYHWLYPLTSNKLVVLDLSGNKLDGIPKYFGNLCSLTSLYFYFNLMPIKLPDFLKSLSGCTSFTLQVLYASSSQFTGSLSNDIQKFSSLAYLSFSDNQLNGSISEKVWQLPALQRLDVSSNYLKGAISEYIGNSKILAIDLSNNPLEGIRSKAYMSNLSNNSDTVPKEFWNMWPSRLTYINLSSNNITGEFTDSLSNFDSESSTLDLSSNNFYGPIKNVSSALQKLDLSRNKFNGDISFLCQIVDGSLFFLDLSHNSFTGQIPDCLWHFKKLKLLSLGYNNLSGRLPASFKYLIDLEVLSLYKNSLYGEFPLSLKSCTKLTFLELGANNFVGYVPLWIGEKLSRLYALSPTSNNFFGIIPSQLCRLANLQILDMSLNNLYGSIPSCLDNLTSMVQN; encoded by the exons ATGGGAAAAGAAGAGAAGAAAGTGATATCGGAGAAAGGCCGAAGGCCGGAGAAGGGAGGCAGCCGGTCGGCGATTAGGGTTTTAGAGGAGGGAGGATCAATAA TACTTGTGTTTGTATGGTTTAAGACTACAACCGCTACTTCACTTAGTCACCAAGCTAGTAATTATAAGTGCATCGATAAAGAGAGACATGCTCTTCTTCATTTCAAATCATACATTCATTATGACCCTTATGACCCTGAAGAATTTCTTTCCACATGGACAcgtgaagaagaagaagcaaCTGGCAATTGTTGTGAATGGTATGGAGTTACGTGCAACAATGAAACGGGTCATGTCACAGCTCTTGACTTGGCCGATGGATATCTTGAAGGTAAGATTAGCCCTTCGTTGCTTAACTTAAGCTACTTGAATTATCTTGACCTTCGTGGAAATTATTTTAGCGATACCATTCCCATGTTCATTGGTTCCATGACTCAACTAAGGTATCTTGACCTTGGTTGGAATGCTTTTACCGGAACCATTCCTCGTGAACTTGGAAACCTCACACACTTGCAAGTGCTTTCACTTAAAGATCTTCGAGAATGTACGATTGAAAACCTGGATTGGTTATTTCATTTGTCTCAGTTGGAGGACCTTGATATGTCAAGTATCTCTTTGGGCAAAGTAGATAACTGGGTAAATGTCATTCTAAGTCTTAAAAAACTATCAACCTTAAGTTTAAACGGATGTCGCCTCTCACATGTCATACATCCGTATTCTTATCCATCTGTTAGTTCTCCTTCGTCTATTGTCCGCCTATATCTTGGAAACAACAGTCTCAACTCATCCATGTATCATTGGTTGTACCCATTAACTAGCAACAAACTTGTAGTTCTTGATCTTTCTGGCAACAAGTTAGATGGGATTCCCAAATATTTTGGAAACCTATGTAGTCTTACatctttatatttttattttaacttaatGCCTATCAAACTTCCTGATTTCCTAAAGAGCTTGTCAGGATGCACATCATTTACACTACAAGTGTTGTATGCTTCAAGCAGCCAATTCACAGGGTCATTGTCAAATGATATCCAAAAGTTTTCATCCCTAGCGTATTTATCCTTTTCTGATAATCAATTAAATGGATCTATAAGTGAGAAAGTATGGCAACTACCCGCGCTTCAAAGGTTAGACGTGTCGTCCAATTATCTTAAAGGTGCCATCTCTGAATACATTGGAAATTCGAAGATTTTGGCTATAGATCTTtcaaacaatccacttgaagggaTTCGTTCTAAAGCCTACATGTCAAACCTTTCCAAT AATTCAGACACAGTTCCGAAGGAGTTTTGGAACATGTGGCCTTCTAGATTGACATATATCAATCTCTCTTCCAACAACATCACAGGGGAATTTACAGATTCGTTATCAAACTTTGACTCTGAATCGTCAACATTAGATTTGAGTTCGAACAACTTTTATGGTCCTATAAAAAATGTTTCATCCGCTTTACAAAAGTTAGACCTTTCCAGAAACAAATTTAATGGAGACATCAGTTTTTTATGCCAAATTGTTGATGGGTCTCTCTTCTTTCTTGATCTCTCACACAACTCATTCACAGGACAGATTCCAGATTGTTTGTGGCATTTTAAAAAACTAAAACTTCTTAGTCTAGGATATAACAATCTGTCTGGAAGGCTACCTGCTTCTTTCAAGTATTTGATCGATCTCGAGGTCTTGAGTTTATACAAAAATAGCTTATACGGAGAATTCCCCTTATCACTAAAGAGTTGCACAAAGTTAACCTTTTTGGAATTGGGAGCCAACAATTTTGTTGGTTATGTGCCTCTTTGGATAGGGGAAAAGTTATCAAGGTTGTATGCTCTTAGCCCAACATCAAATAACTTCTTTGGAATCATCCCTTCACAATTATGTCGTTTAGCAAATCTACAAATTCTAGACATGTCACTAAACAACTTATATGGAAGCATCCCATCGTGTCTCGATAATCTCACTTCCATGGTTCAAAATTGA
- the LOC110900716 gene encoding putative receptor like protein 25 — MISDLHKLIALDLSLNALDGEIPLHIGEMKELLILDLSRNNLSGGIPSSMSHMTLLNYLDVSYNNLSGRIPSGTQLQSFKPSSYIGNARLCGLPLSIYCSGDKELEVPPIISENKNDEEGIDDLQKWFYIGGAYGFSIGFWIVCIALLVYRRGRHAFFHIMGISENRVYVKVMMFISRS; from the coding sequence ATGATATCTGATCTCCATAAATTGATTGCACTGGACTTGTCATTAAATGCTCTAGATGGAGAGATTCCACTGCATATCGGTGAGATGAAAGAACTTCTAATTTTGGATCTATCTAGGAACAATCTTTCAGGAGGAATACCATCAAGCATGTCTCACATGACACTATTAAACTATCTAGATGTGTCGTATAATAACTTGTCTGGGAGAATTCCATCAGGCACTCAACTCCAGTCATTTAAACCTTCAAGTTACATTGGAAATGCAAGACTATGCGGACTTCCTCTGTCCATATATTGTTCGGGAGATAAAGAACTAGAAGTTCCACCCATCATTAGTGAAAATAAGAATGACGAAGAAGGCATAGATGATCTTCAGAAATGGTTCTATATTGGTGGTGCCTATGGTTTTTCTATTGGATTTTGGATCGTGTGTATTGCTTTACTTGTTTACCGTCGTGGGAGGCATGCGTTTTTTCACATTATGGGTATTTCGGAAAATAGGGTTTATGTGAAGGTGATGATGTTCATTTCAAGATCTTAA